A portion of the Neorhodopirellula lusitana genome contains these proteins:
- a CDS encoding efflux RND transporter periplasmic adaptor subunit, which yields MKSMKFGKWMGGVTRVLTVVAGLAVLVVTIGWLSGVFEAKVQPGRTDQNVNRLTDQPTDMVHEIEKSTIEEAIGTLKASSRTVVSSKIMATIEDITVVAGDQVEKGQVLIRLDDQEYQSRLDQAKRALDAAIANRKQAEKQFARIETLNKQNAASRSEFDTASRDVQVTLADEARARQAVSESEVMLSYTTIKAAKSGRIVDRLAEPGDISQPGVPILVLYDATSLRLEAPVMEHLAVKLHPGDELKVFVDAHQREYNATVDEIVPQADAPSRSFLVKASLPKTDDLYEGMFGRLLIPAGERRHLCLNTDALIEVGQLEFVDVVLPDGNIERRLVKIGQLGIPGRQEVLSGVEAGERVLIHGKEAADVQSH from the coding sequence ATGAAGTCAATGAAGTTTGGCAAATGGATGGGCGGCGTGACTCGAGTGTTGACGGTGGTCGCTGGACTCGCCGTTCTGGTCGTCACGATTGGTTGGCTTTCTGGTGTCTTTGAAGCCAAAGTCCAGCCGGGGCGTACGGATCAAAATGTCAATCGGCTCACGGATCAGCCGACCGATATGGTTCACGAAATCGAAAAGTCGACGATCGAAGAAGCCATTGGAACGCTAAAGGCATCGAGCCGCACGGTGGTCTCGTCGAAAATCATGGCGACCATCGAGGACATTACGGTCGTGGCAGGTGACCAGGTTGAAAAAGGCCAAGTCCTGATCCGCCTCGATGACCAAGAATACCAATCGCGACTTGACCAAGCTAAACGGGCTCTCGACGCGGCCATCGCAAATCGGAAACAGGCGGAAAAACAATTTGCGAGAATCGAAACGCTCAATAAACAGAACGCCGCGTCACGTTCCGAGTTTGACACCGCTTCTCGCGACGTTCAGGTTACGTTGGCCGATGAGGCTCGTGCTCGCCAGGCGGTTTCCGAATCCGAGGTGATGCTGTCGTACACAACCATCAAAGCGGCCAAGAGCGGAAGGATAGTCGATCGGTTGGCCGAACCCGGCGACATCTCGCAGCCCGGCGTGCCGATCTTGGTTCTCTACGATGCGACATCGTTGCGACTGGAGGCACCGGTGATGGAACATTTGGCCGTCAAGTTGCATCCGGGAGACGAACTGAAAGTATTTGTTGACGCGCACCAGCGAGAATACAACGCGACCGTGGATGAGATCGTGCCGCAAGCTGACGCGCCGAGTCGTTCGTTTCTGGTCAAGGCAAGTCTGCCCAAGACAGACGATTTGTACGAAGGCATGTTCGGACGGCTTTTGATTCCGGCGGGAGAGCGCAGACACCTGTGCCTGAACACGGATGCGTTGATTGAGGTCGGGCAGCTTGAGTTTGTCGATGTGGTACTGCCCGATGGAAACATCGAACGACGACTCGTCAAAATTGGGCAGCTGGGGATTCCTGGGCGACAAGAAGTGCTCAGCGGTGTCGAAGCCGG